In Tuberibacillus sp. Marseille-P3662, the following proteins share a genomic window:
- the purK gene encoding 5-(carboxyamino)imidazole ribonucleotide synthase codes for MAPIITPGQTIGILGGGQLGRMMTISAKEMGYRVIVLDPKPDAPCGQVADEQVVAAYDDAAAVQQLSEMTDVITYEFENVDINTAKFLEAHAYMPQGSELLEITSDRLREKATLASAEVPVAPYAAVSTSKDLDEGLQLTGYPAVLKTASGGYDGKGQYVIQSEDDAEALRHLLTGDRPYVLEQWVAFDKEISVIVTRSSQGEQTMFPVGENHHENNILHHTIVPAKVDDVVIDQAKQVAHQVADAVQLVGTLGVEMFVQADGTVVVNELAPRPHNSGHYTIEACETSQFRQHIRAICGWPLASTSLLKPAVSVNILGEHVGDVLESISEIGEANIHFYGKDAAKQGRKMGHVTLLADTTDQALSTLTRLNIWPTLDMKETTT; via the coding sequence ATGGCACCCATTATAACACCGGGACAAACGATTGGCATATTAGGTGGCGGTCAACTCGGCCGGATGATGACGATTTCCGCTAAGGAAATGGGGTATCGTGTCATTGTCCTTGACCCGAAACCAGACGCTCCTTGTGGTCAGGTGGCAGATGAGCAGGTTGTGGCTGCCTATGATGATGCCGCTGCGGTTCAGCAACTTTCAGAAATGACGGATGTTATCACGTATGAATTTGAAAATGTCGATATTAATACAGCGAAGTTCCTTGAGGCTCATGCATACATGCCGCAAGGAAGTGAGCTTTTGGAAATCACGAGTGATCGTCTAAGGGAAAAAGCGACATTAGCGTCCGCTGAAGTGCCTGTCGCTCCTTATGCGGCGGTGAGTACGTCTAAGGATTTAGATGAAGGGTTGCAACTCACGGGGTATCCCGCTGTTCTCAAAACGGCGTCAGGAGGATATGACGGCAAAGGACAATATGTGATTCAGTCAGAGGATGACGCTGAAGCGCTTAGGCACCTTTTGACCGGTGATAGACCGTATGTTCTTGAACAGTGGGTCGCATTCGATAAGGAAATATCGGTCATTGTCACACGGAGTTCTCAAGGGGAGCAAACCATGTTTCCGGTCGGTGAGAACCATCACGAGAATAATATTTTACATCATACTATCGTTCCGGCCAAAGTTGATGATGTGGTGATCGACCAAGCCAAACAGGTGGCCCATCAAGTCGCTGATGCCGTTCAGTTAGTCGGAACTTTGGGAGTCGAAATGTTCGTTCAAGCAGACGGAACGGTCGTTGTTAATGAATTGGCACCACGGCCGCATAATTCCGGTCATTACACGATTGAAGCATGCGAGACATCGCAATTCCGCCAGCATATTCGAGCGATTTGCGGTTGGCCATTAGCATCGACATCCTTATTAAAACCCGCCGTTTCGGTCAACATACTAGGTGAGCATGTAGGCGACGTCTTGGAATCCATTTCGGAGATAGGCGAAGCTAATATCCATTTTTATGGTAAAGATGCAGCGAAACAAGGGCGGAAAATGGGACATGTTACGCTTTTAGCTGATACAACGGATCAAGCATTGAGCACCCTCACTCGTTTAAATATTTGGCCAACATTAGATATGAAGGAGACGACGACATGA
- the purB gene encoding adenylosuccinate lyase gives MIERYTRPEMGAIWTQENRYQAWLEVEITACEAWAELGTIPKEDVEKIRENASFDVARIEAIEQETRHDVVAFTRAVSETLGDEKKWVHYGLTSTDVVDTAQAYVLKQANEILYKDLEQMIEILTEKAKEHQYTIMMGRTHGVHAEPTTFGLKLALWREEMKRNLERFKQAADTVRVGKLSGAVGTYANIDPFVESYVCDRLGLEAAPVSTQTLQRDRHAHYMSTLALIAASIEKFAVEIRGLQKSETREVEESFAKGQKGSSAMPHKRNPIGSENMTGMARVIRGYMTTAYENVPLWHERDISHSSAERVIFPDATIALNYMLNRFGSIIKNLKVFPENMKANMQKTHGLIFSQRVLLALIDKGFSREAAYDIVQPRAMEAWERQVSFKQLIAEDKDVKAQLSEADIEACFDDTYHLKNVDVIFARLGLND, from the coding sequence ATGATTGAGCGTTATACAAGACCGGAAATGGGAGCGATTTGGACCCAAGAAAATCGATATCAAGCGTGGTTAGAAGTCGAAATCACAGCTTGTGAAGCTTGGGCAGAACTCGGGACGATTCCGAAAGAGGATGTTGAAAAGATCAGGGAGAACGCAAGCTTTGATGTCGCTCGGATTGAAGCGATTGAACAAGAAACACGTCATGATGTTGTCGCCTTTACGCGTGCGGTATCCGAAACGCTGGGTGATGAAAAAAAATGGGTCCATTATGGATTAACCTCAACGGATGTTGTTGATACAGCACAAGCTTATGTTCTCAAGCAAGCGAATGAGATTCTTTATAAAGATCTGGAGCAAATGATCGAGATCTTGACAGAGAAAGCCAAGGAACATCAATACACGATAATGATGGGGCGAACACATGGGGTTCATGCTGAACCGACGACTTTTGGCTTGAAGCTCGCATTATGGCGGGAGGAAATGAAACGTAACTTAGAACGGTTCAAACAAGCAGCTGATACGGTCCGTGTTGGTAAACTGTCAGGCGCCGTCGGTACCTATGCTAACATCGATCCGTTCGTGGAATCTTATGTGTGTGACCGACTGGGTCTTGAAGCGGCCCCGGTATCAACGCAAACATTGCAACGGGACCGTCACGCTCATTACATGTCCACACTCGCCTTAATTGCGGCTTCCATTGAGAAATTTGCCGTGGAAATTCGCGGTCTGCAAAAGTCGGAGACTCGTGAAGTCGAAGAGTCGTTTGCTAAGGGACAAAAAGGTTCTTCAGCGATGCCGCATAAACGCAATCCAATCGGTTCCGAAAATATGACAGGTATGGCCCGGGTAATTCGCGGTTACATGACGACGGCTTATGAGAATGTGCCGCTCTGGCATGAACGGGATATCTCTCATTCATCGGCTGAACGGGTTATTTTTCCTGATGCGACGATTGCCCTCAATTATATGCTTAATCGGTTTGGTAGTATCATTAAAAACCTGAAGGTATTCCCTGAAAATATGAAGGCAAATATGCAGAAAACTCACGGTCTTATCTTTTCGCAACGTGTCCTACTCGCACTTATTGACAAAGGATTCAGCCGTGAAGCGGCTTATGACATTGTTCAGCCGCGGGCGATGGAAGCCTGGGAACGACAAGTTTCTTTTAAGCAATTGATTGCAGAGGACAAGGATGTTAAAGCGCAGTTATCGGAAGCAGATATCGAGGCTTGCTTTGATGATACGTATCATTTAAAAAATGTTGATGTGATTTTTGCACGATTGGGTTTGAATGACTAA
- the purC gene encoding phosphoribosylaminoimidazolesuccinocarboxamide synthase, whose protein sequence is MTVSTCLYEGKAKRIYQTDQVNELLVEYKDDATAFNGEKQAVLSGKGRLNNEISARLLAKLQEDGVPNHFIRKVSDREQLVQAVKIMPLEVVVRNVAAGSLAGRIGYEEGVKLKQPIIEFYYKDDDLGDPLLNRDHITELAMTDSETLDAIEEQALKVNTILSNYFLSKNIRLIDFKLEFGHTETAGQLILADEVSPDTCRLWDANTNEKLDKDVFRRDLADLPEVYEQLLHRLGDA, encoded by the coding sequence ATGACGGTATCGACATGCCTTTATGAAGGGAAAGCGAAGCGGATTTATCAGACGGATCAAGTGAATGAACTTTTGGTTGAATATAAAGATGATGCGACAGCCTTTAACGGTGAAAAACAGGCGGTGCTTTCCGGAAAGGGGAGGCTGAACAATGAAATCAGCGCTCGACTTTTAGCAAAGCTTCAAGAAGATGGGGTCCCGAACCATTTTATCCGGAAAGTGTCTGACCGCGAACAACTCGTTCAAGCTGTGAAGATTATGCCGCTTGAAGTGGTGGTTCGCAACGTTGCAGCCGGTAGTCTTGCTGGGCGCATCGGTTATGAAGAAGGTGTCAAGCTCAAGCAGCCGATTATTGAATTTTATTATAAGGATGATGACTTAGGCGACCCGTTGCTCAATCGGGATCATATCACTGAATTAGCCATGACTGACTCTGAGACATTGGATGCCATTGAAGAGCAAGCTCTAAAGGTGAACACGATTCTATCAAACTATTTTCTGTCGAAGAACATCCGGCTGATTGATTTCAAACTAGAATTTGGTCATACCGAAACAGCGGGTCAGTTGATTTTGGCTGATGAAGTGTCACCAGATACATGCCGGTTATGGGATGCCAACACAAATGAGAAATTGGATAAAGATGTTTTCAGACGTGATTTGGCTGATCTACCGGAAGTCTATGAACAACTTTTACATCGACTGGGGGATGCGTGA
- the purS gene encoding phosphoribosylformylglycinamidine synthase subunit PurS: MKRVKVFVTLKEAVLDPQGQAVQQSLLNLNYNEVKDVRVGKYFELTVDETENIESSIDAMCDKVLANTVIEDYRYEVEEVVSQ; the protein is encoded by the coding sequence ATGAAACGAGTCAAAGTCTTCGTAACCTTAAAAGAGGCTGTTTTAGATCCACAAGGGCAGGCCGTACAGCAGTCCCTGCTCAATTTAAATTATAACGAAGTGAAAGATGTTCGGGTTGGTAAATATTTTGAGCTAACTGTCGATGAGACCGAGAATATTGAGTCATCCATTGACGCTATGTGTGATAAGGTTCTCGCAAACACGGTCATTGAAGATTATCGTTATGAGGTTGAGGAGGTCGTTTCCCAGTGA
- the purQ gene encoding phosphoribosylformylglycinamidine synthase subunit PurQ, which produces MKTAVIVFPGSNCDADMYHAITDGIGQEVAFVWHTEHSLDGFDAVMIPGGFSYGDYLRSGAIASFSNIMPAVKQAVEDGKPVLGVCNGFQVLLEAGLLPGAMMRNTGLKFICRPVDLTVNHAETMFTSSYKANETIRIPVAHNEGNYYCDPETLEKMEDNKQIVFRYKNNPNGSTGDIAGIINEKGNVLGMMPHPERAADALLGHDHGLRLFQSVLHNWREHHAKVAQ; this is translated from the coding sequence GTGAAGACAGCCGTCATTGTTTTTCCTGGTTCGAATTGTGATGCCGATATGTATCACGCGATAACGGATGGTATTGGCCAAGAAGTGGCATTCGTCTGGCACACGGAGCATTCATTGGATGGATTCGATGCTGTGATGATTCCTGGCGGCTTCTCTTATGGCGATTATTTGCGCTCGGGGGCCATTGCGAGTTTTTCTAATATTATGCCGGCTGTCAAACAAGCGGTAGAGGATGGTAAGCCTGTCCTTGGCGTTTGCAATGGTTTTCAAGTCTTGCTGGAAGCAGGGCTGTTGCCCGGTGCGATGATGCGCAATACGGGTTTGAAGTTCATTTGTCGTCCGGTAGATTTAACCGTCAATCATGCTGAAACGATGTTCACATCATCCTATAAAGCCAATGAAACCATCCGCATTCCTGTCGCTCACAATGAAGGTAACTATTATTGTGATCCTGAGACCTTAGAAAAGATGGAAGATAACAAGCAAATTGTTTTTCGTTATAAAAATAACCCTAATGGATCGACGGGTGATATTGCCGGGATTATTAATGAAAAAGGGAATGTGCTAGGGATGATGCCGCACCCTGAACGAGCTGCTGATGCCTTGCTCGGTCATGATCACGGCCTGCGTTTATTCCAATCCGTTCTGCATAATTGGAGGGAACACCATGCCAAAGTTGCACAATGA
- the purL gene encoding phosphoribosylformylglycinamidine synthase subunit PurL, protein MPKLHNEPTAEAIREQRLYQEMGVTDDEFELIHQLLGRDPNHTELGLFSVMWSEHCSYKTSKPVLKKFPSEGPQVLQGPGEGAGIVDIGDGQAVAFKIESHNHPSAIEPYQGAATGVGGIIRDVFSMGAKPIALLNSLRFGDLNNQHVRYLFDKVVEGIGGYGNCIGIPTVGGEVQFDDCYNGNPLVNAMCVGLISHDDIQVGQAKGIGNTVMYVGASTGRDGIHGATFASEELSEESENKRPSVQVGDPFMEKLLLEACLELVHSDALVGIQDMGAAGLTSSASEMASKAGVGIAMNLDAVPQREQGMTPYEMMLSESQERMLIVVEKGREHEIQNLFAGWDLHAVSVGEVIENKVFRLFHEGDQVAEVPVDSLAEDAPVYHLPSKEPEYIQQMAKEPAWTPNEDIKLKDTLLSLLQEPTIASKEWVYDQYDYMVQTNTVVAPGSDAAVVRIRETDKALALTTDCNSKYLYLHPETGGKIAVAEAARNIICSGGRPLALTDGLNFGNPEKPEVFWQMETAANGMSWASLALDTPVISGNVSLYNESGDQAIYPTPVVGMVGLIKHVDHIMTTAFKNAGDLIYVIGEAEHEFGGSAVQQLIKGEITGQAPSIDLDVEARRQKQLLTVIQNGWLNSAHDVSDGGLGVAVAESLIDSGYGAELTLQTNLVSELFSETQSRFMVSVKPEFKDAFEVYMDDWVFMGRVTNDEALVIKDAKQKTQLQVTTSELGQAWKGALPCYMNES, encoded by the coding sequence ATGCCAAAGTTGCACAATGAACCGACCGCTGAAGCAATTAGAGAGCAGCGATTGTATCAAGAGATGGGCGTGACAGACGATGAATTTGAGCTGATTCATCAGTTGCTCGGCCGCGATCCGAATCATACGGAACTTGGGTTATTTTCCGTAATGTGGTCGGAACATTGCAGTTACAAGACATCGAAACCTGTTCTCAAAAAATTTCCGTCCGAAGGTCCACAAGTTCTACAAGGGCCGGGTGAAGGTGCTGGCATCGTTGATATCGGTGACGGGCAAGCGGTCGCTTTCAAAATTGAGAGTCATAACCATCCATCAGCGATTGAACCATACCAAGGCGCAGCCACGGGTGTCGGCGGGATTATCCGTGATGTGTTCTCTATGGGAGCCAAGCCCATTGCGCTATTAAACTCGCTTCGCTTTGGTGACCTGAACAATCAGCACGTGAGATATTTGTTCGATAAGGTCGTTGAAGGTATCGGTGGTTACGGGAACTGCATTGGCATCCCAACAGTTGGCGGGGAAGTTCAGTTTGATGACTGTTATAACGGTAATCCGCTTGTGAACGCCATGTGTGTGGGTTTGATTAGTCATGATGATATTCAGGTCGGTCAAGCGAAGGGCATTGGCAATACGGTGATGTACGTCGGTGCCAGTACCGGCCGGGATGGGATTCATGGTGCGACGTTCGCCTCCGAAGAACTAAGTGAGGAATCAGAGAACAAACGTCCATCTGTCCAAGTCGGGGATCCATTTATGGAAAAGCTTTTACTCGAAGCTTGTCTGGAACTTGTTCACTCTGATGCATTGGTCGGGATTCAAGATATGGGGGCTGCCGGACTGACATCTTCAGCCAGTGAAATGGCGAGCAAAGCCGGAGTGGGTATTGCTATGAATTTAGATGCGGTCCCGCAGCGTGAACAAGGGATGACACCGTACGAAATGATGCTTTCCGAATCACAAGAACGGATGCTGATTGTTGTGGAAAAAGGGCGCGAACATGAGATTCAGAATCTTTTTGCTGGCTGGGATTTGCATGCCGTCTCAGTGGGTGAAGTGATTGAGAATAAAGTTTTCCGTTTGTTTCATGAAGGGGATCAAGTTGCGGAAGTCCCTGTTGATTCATTGGCAGAGGACGCACCGGTTTATCACTTACCGTCGAAGGAGCCTGAATACATTCAGCAAATGGCTAAAGAACCGGCATGGACGCCTAATGAAGATATTAAACTAAAGGATACGCTATTAAGCTTGTTACAGGAACCCACCATTGCTAGTAAAGAGTGGGTCTATGATCAATATGATTACATGGTACAGACGAACACTGTGGTTGCCCCAGGCTCTGATGCTGCTGTCGTTAGAATTCGGGAGACAGATAAAGCATTGGCGCTGACAACAGATTGTAATTCAAAGTATTTGTATTTGCACCCTGAGACCGGTGGAAAAATCGCTGTTGCTGAGGCCGCTCGGAACATAATATGTTCCGGTGGACGCCCGTTGGCGCTGACGGATGGTTTGAATTTTGGGAATCCAGAGAAACCGGAAGTATTCTGGCAGATGGAAACGGCTGCTAACGGCATGAGTTGGGCTTCACTTGCGTTAGATACACCCGTGATCAGCGGTAACGTATCATTATACAATGAATCGGGTGATCAAGCGATTTATCCGACCCCGGTTGTTGGCATGGTCGGTCTCATTAAGCATGTCGATCATATCATGACAACGGCGTTTAAAAACGCTGGAGACCTCATCTACGTTATAGGTGAAGCGGAGCACGAATTTGGCGGTTCGGCGGTTCAGCAGCTCATTAAAGGTGAGATTACTGGCCAGGCGCCATCCATTGATTTAGATGTGGAAGCTCGCAGGCAGAAGCAATTATTAACGGTGATTCAAAACGGCTGGTTAAATAGCGCTCATGATGTTTCTGATGGCGGGCTGGGTGTTGCCGTTGCAGAAAGCCTTATCGACAGTGGGTACGGAGCTGAGCTGACCTTGCAAACGAACCTTGTATCTGAATTGTTTAGTGAAACGCAGTCACGTTTTATGGTCTCGGTTAAACCTGAGTTCAAGGATGCCTTCGAAGTTTATATGGATGATTGGGTTTTCATGGGTCGTGTGACGAATGATGAAGCCCTAGTGATCAAGGATGCGAAACAAAAAACGCAGTTGCAGGTGACCACCAGCGAATTGGGGCAGGCCTGGAAAGGAGCGCTTCCATGCTATATGAACGAGAGCTAA
- the purF gene encoding amidophosphoribosyltransferase, with amino-acid sequence MLYERELNEECGVFGIWGHEHAAQLTYYGLHSMQHRGQEGAGIATTDQENVHFHKGLGLVNDVFDEQTFDQLPGRSAIGHVRYATYGENNYANVQPLVFRSQTDTLSLAHNGNLVNAHALRHQLEAQGSIFQTTSDTEVIAHLIKRGGSLQFKEKVKHALSMLKGAYAFVMLTEDQLLVAQDPHGIRPLSIGRLGDAYVVASETCAFDLIGATYERSVEPGEMLVIDDDGISSEKVSSAGERAMCSMEYIYFSRPDSNIEDINVHSARKRLGKQLAGEAPIEADVVTGVPDSSISAAIGYAESSGIPYELGLIKNRYVGRTFIQPSQELREQGVRMKLAPVHGIVKDKRVVMVDDSIVRGTTSRRIVNMLREAGAKEVHVRISSPPIKHPCFYGIDTSSESELIASELSVDEICETIGADSLEFLSVNGMTDAVGRDSSQSQCGQCLACFTGKYPTEIYPGTKLPHEKELVSSGGVL; translated from the coding sequence ATGCTATATGAACGAGAGCTAAACGAGGAATGTGGCGTATTTGGTATATGGGGACATGAGCATGCGGCACAATTAACATACTATGGATTGCATTCCATGCAGCACCGCGGTCAAGAGGGGGCGGGTATCGCCACAACTGATCAGGAAAACGTTCATTTTCACAAAGGTCTCGGACTCGTTAATGATGTGTTCGATGAACAAACCTTTGATCAATTGCCAGGCCGGTCAGCGATTGGGCACGTTCGGTATGCCACTTACGGTGAAAATAATTACGCGAATGTCCAGCCGCTTGTATTCCGTTCACAAACAGATACCTTGTCATTAGCCCATAACGGTAATCTTGTTAATGCGCATGCGTTGCGTCACCAACTTGAAGCACAGGGAAGTATTTTTCAAACAACTTCTGATACAGAAGTGATTGCCCATCTCATTAAACGCGGGGGTTCCTTACAATTTAAAGAAAAGGTTAAACATGCTCTCTCTATGCTTAAAGGCGCTTATGCCTTTGTCATGTTAACAGAAGATCAGCTCCTAGTTGCGCAGGATCCACATGGGATTCGACCGTTATCCATAGGTCGATTAGGGGATGCTTATGTCGTCGCTTCGGAGACATGCGCGTTTGATCTCATTGGTGCGACATACGAGCGCTCAGTGGAACCTGGGGAAATGTTAGTGATTGATGATGATGGGATTTCTAGCGAAAAGGTATCATCAGCAGGAGAACGGGCAATGTGCAGTATGGAATATATTTATTTCTCTCGTCCTGACAGCAATATTGAGGATATTAATGTCCATTCGGCTCGCAAACGTCTTGGTAAACAATTGGCCGGAGAAGCTCCTATAGAAGCTGATGTCGTTACAGGTGTTCCGGATTCAAGTATTTCCGCTGCGATTGGGTATGCGGAATCCTCAGGCATCCCATATGAACTGGGGTTAATTAAGAATCGCTACGTGGGTCGGACGTTTATTCAGCCTTCTCAAGAATTACGTGAACAAGGCGTTAGAATGAAACTGGCCCCTGTGCATGGGATTGTTAAAGATAAACGGGTAGTTATGGTGGATGATTCCATCGTTCGCGGCACGACAAGCCGTCGTATCGTCAATATGCTCAGAGAAGCCGGAGCTAAAGAGGTCCATGTCAGAATCAGTTCGCCGCCGATTAAGCATCCTTGTTTTTACGGTATTGATACCTCATCAGAAAGTGAACTCATTGCTTCCGAGTTATCCGTGGACGAAATATGTGAAACGATTGGCGCGGATTCGCTTGAGTTTCTCAGTGTTAATGGTATGACGGATGCGGTCGGCAGGGATTCGAGCCAGAGTCAATGCGGCCAATGCTTGGCTTGTTTTACAGGAAAATATCCGACAGAAATCTATCCAGGGACGAAATTGCCGCATGAAAAAGAACTGGTATCCTCAGGAGGCGTGCTATGA
- the purM gene encoding phosphoribosylformylglycinamidine cyclo-ligase, producing the protein MSKAYKQAGVDVEAGYESVNRMKQHIQQTMRPELMGAIGGFGGAFDLSALNYREPVLVSGTDGVGTKLRLAIQLERHDTIGIDAVAMCVNDIVTQGADPLFFLDYLACGHLIPEKAEAIVKGVTDGCIEAGCTLVGGETAEMPGMYSGEDYDIAGFAVGGVEKSNMITGADIGSGDVLIGLPSSGLHSNGFSLVRKIIADGDLDLQQPLASGSTLGEHLLTPTRIYVQPVKKVMNHFNIKGMAHITGGGFEENIPRMLPDGLTATINRDAWPVLDIFSFIGEQGCLSDEDLFATFNMGIGMVLAVAETDADAIIQLLAEQGEDAYVIGKVQPGEALEWLGRDHA; encoded by the coding sequence ATGAGCAAAGCCTACAAACAAGCCGGTGTTGATGTTGAAGCCGGCTACGAATCTGTTAACCGGATGAAGCAACATATTCAGCAAACGATGCGCCCAGAGCTGATGGGAGCGATTGGTGGATTTGGCGGCGCCTTTGATTTATCTGCCCTTAATTACCGTGAACCTGTCCTTGTTTCGGGAACAGATGGAGTTGGGACAAAGTTGAGATTGGCAATACAACTAGAGCGTCATGACACAATTGGTATTGATGCGGTAGCGATGTGTGTCAACGACATTGTAACCCAAGGCGCTGATCCACTATTTTTCCTTGACTATCTTGCATGCGGTCATTTGATTCCGGAAAAAGCGGAAGCGATTGTCAAAGGTGTTACGGACGGTTGTATCGAAGCTGGATGTACACTGGTTGGCGGTGAAACAGCGGAAATGCCCGGGATGTATTCAGGTGAGGATTATGACATTGCTGGTTTTGCTGTCGGCGGTGTGGAAAAATCCAATATGATTACCGGTGCTGATATCGGCTCCGGTGATGTATTAATAGGACTGCCATCAAGCGGTCTGCATAGCAACGGTTTTTCCTTAGTTAGAAAAATCATAGCGGATGGTGATCTTGATTTACAACAGCCGCTTGCTTCTGGTTCTACTTTGGGTGAACACTTGCTAACTCCTACTCGGATTTATGTTCAACCAGTGAAAAAGGTGATGAACCATTTTAATATAAAAGGGATGGCGCATATTACGGGCGGCGGGTTTGAGGAAAATATCCCGCGCATGTTGCCAGATGGTTTAACAGCAACGATTAATCGTGACGCATGGCCGGTTCTTGACATCTTTTCATTCATTGGTGAGCAAGGGTGTTTGTCGGATGAGGATCTATTTGCCACTTTTAATATGGGGATTGGCATGGTGCTTGCTGTTGCCGAGACGGATGCTGATGCCATTATTCAATTGCTGGCTGAACAAGGTGAAGATGCCTATGTGATTGGCAAGGTACAACCAGGTGAAGCGCTTGAATGGTTAGGACGTGATCACGCATGA
- the purN gene encoding phosphoribosylglycinamide formyltransferase codes for MTRLAVFASGNGGNFEAIASACHKEQIQAECSLLICDQPSAGVIERAQNLNIHYVVIEPKDYDTKADYESAILAQLEAYKIDWIALAGYMRLVGSQLLTAYKHRIVNIHPSLLPAFPGLRAIDQALEAGVKVTGVTVHFVDEGMDTGSIIAQEPVTIAEGDDAETLADKVHQLEHRLYPKTLAKLIN; via the coding sequence ATGACGCGCTTGGCAGTTTTTGCATCCGGAAATGGAGGCAACTTTGAGGCGATTGCGTCGGCTTGCCATAAAGAACAAATTCAAGCGGAATGCTCGTTACTCATTTGCGATCAACCATCCGCCGGTGTAATTGAACGGGCTCAAAACCTGAACATTCATTATGTCGTGATCGAACCGAAAGATTATGATACAAAGGCAGACTATGAATCAGCGATTTTAGCTCAATTGGAAGCTTACAAGATTGATTGGATCGCTTTGGCGGGGTATATGCGCCTGGTCGGTTCACAGTTATTAACAGCTTATAAACATAGGATTGTGAATATTCATCCTTCACTGCTCCCGGCTTTTCCGGGTCTTAGAGCGATTGATCAAGCGCTTGAGGCAGGTGTGAAGGTGACGGGAGTGACGGTGCATTTTGTCGATGAAGGCATGGATACGGGCTCAATCATCGCACAAGAGCCTGTTACGATTGCTGAGGGCGATGATGCTGAGACATTGGCTGACAAGGTTCACCAGCTTGAACACCGACTATATCCAAAAACTTTAGCTAAGTTGATAAATTAA